One part of the Vicia villosa cultivar HV-30 ecotype Madison, WI linkage group LG6, Vvil1.0, whole genome shotgun sequence genome encodes these proteins:
- the LOC131614854 gene encoding uncharacterized protein LOC131614854, with protein MINVINKKRPVGDKQATITKKCGRIAPERRIPIEKKDPGAVAIPCTINDRTFKKVLIDYGSSVSLMPLSLLKKLGIGKIRESGTKMKFVDHTIKYSYGIGKDVLVEIDKFVFPVDF; from the coding sequence ATGATAAATGTGATTAATAAGAAGAGACCAGTGGGAGATAAACAAGCAACTATAACTAAAAAGTGTGGTAGAATCGCTCCCGAAAGGAGGATTCCAATCGAGAAGAAAGATCCTGGGGCGGTTGCAATACCTTGCACTATAAATGACAGAACATTCAAGAAGGTGCTAATTGATTATGGTTCTAGTGTGAGCTTAATGCcattatctcttttaaaaaagCTTGGCATTGGAAAGATACGTGAGAGTGGGACAAAAATGAAATTTGTTGATCACACCATTAAGTATTCATATGGGATAGGTAAAGATGTATTGGTGGAAATTGACAAATTTGTCTTTCCAGTTGATTTCTAG